A window of Metopolophium dirhodum isolate CAU chromosome 6, ASM1992520v1, whole genome shotgun sequence genomic DNA:
TCatgaaatacgtaaaaaaaaaagcgataaggattttagcaaattatttatttaatgtttgtataatatattatacgcatatgaaaataaaagaataaaaaaaatgtgcagtTTATCTATTACTTTAGCAATTACATTTGATAAACTCTCAAAGCcccattaatttttttgttaaatctgCTAAAATATCGAGTGCTTTTTCTTGCCTAGAACTAGAATCCGTGACTGAGTCAGGTGgcgtaactataaaattaatattggacCGTGTACCAGTTTACCTTAACAAGATAAATTTGGCGATGTATAGATAATTCGTATagataattttactaatatgatataatataatgcttaaTAGCAGTGTAAACCTTAATTATATTagtcataacatttttttcccaTCCTCAGAGGAACCCGTGTCGTTTATGTCACGTGCAGTAGCACTGTTTCGCTTTGGACACTTGGACGTCAGTAGAGGCAGGCCGACGATGTGGTGGAGCATTTTACCGTTCACTTCGGGACGCCAGCTAAAAAGCAATTACGCTTGTAAGTTACAGTTACAATATAACAAGTTAaggttattttcattaaatgaaatatatagaCAGTAAATCCTTCCTTAATGAACACTACCCCACCCCTCCTCCTCCTAAATagctcagttttttttttggaacaaaCTTTCTACAAGTGGACAACAAATTCTCAGGGGTTTCGCtgtggttatataatattatatatactaagtGGCAAGGGTGGGCATTAaagagttaaaagttaaaataaggttaaaacgttaagttaattaactcgttgctttttttccaaattaacttttaacttaacaagtcacttttttttcaagattaacgtgttaactttaagttaattttatctcaaaagtatctaaattactttaatttttgtccgaagaataatgcaaatttttgaatgggtatttgctttgatgtatcattttaaatttccccagtaattttcttgagcataaagaaaaactatctaataaaccatgTTATGTGTCAAGAacataatagaatattttatttttgcaaattagcaaattttatctttacactaagttaagttactttttttttcaaagctaACTCTtaaattaacgagttaacgaaaaaaaatacgagtaacttttaacttaacgagttaaaaaaaatcgtcaacttgcccagccttgctaagTGGGTGccctttaaattatttaaattttaatatagtatgatattatattttaacaacctaaattaaaaacaaaaccctACAGGAActcgatttaatttttaaatattatatattatgattagcgacattttttaatgtttgtatacatttcagcagttgtacattttataacattgtCCACTTTGTTAATATTGGTTCTTTTCCAAAACTAGGGTTTACAATCATTAATCTagaaaataattctatattatccTCACGAAATGTACCTAATTAACGTTGTTCTGTAacttttaatgcatattaaacAAGATCTATAATTTAGCTTGCAGCGATTGATTGAGTGTATTAATAagctaaaatatgttttgtagatTATTTCAGTTTCAcgtatacatgttacataataatattaaccgtACTATAAtagcatgatataatatatatatatatttgattagtCCATCAAACAGTTGTGAAAAGATTAGAAAACGTGTTCGCTGGTGCCAACAACAGTGTATATTCCGCCAGAATATTGCCTCCAGCATGTCCACTGGAATGCTGTGCAAACGACAGTAAATATTTATGTctcactactatattatatattatcattattttattataataatataaaataaaatacatattcgCACAAACGAGGTAAAACTGCGTATTGTCTGTTATCGACGAAACGTATCGTATTGTAACGCGCAGTTATTAATACACTGGGTTAAATGGaaattcagaaaattaatttttttcagaaacttTACCGCCGGTGAAAACACTGTACAACAAAATCCTCAGACGGAATTCCGGTCAGTCCATAACGGATCGGAAGTCCAGACATTTGCTGTTGGACGCGTTCAATCAATactttgtattacaattttctgACGTAAATTCGAACTTGACGGTTAGTAGTTAATACCTatgaattacaataatacattatgacaCGAGCTCGTTTAAAGCGATGTAACGTACTTACCACTGAAAAACttacattgaatattaataataatgtattgtccgcacttaatattataggtaacggCTTCCCAATTGTACGGCAGTGACGCTGCGTCGGAGAGATCGATGAGATCGTTCTCTGGCGGTAAGCTCAAGACACGgaaatttaattacaaacattATGCGACGAACCATGCGTTCGCACCATACTCAGACGTATACTTAAAGGCGTTGACAAAAGACATTTCGACCAACAGGTCGTGGGTGAGCAAGgcttttattttacacaaaacaaaattgttggataaaagttaaatttttacttttctgaATGACgacatatacatataagtacgttttaaattataataccgaaGCTGAACTGTAGTTCTGcacttattatacctatgagTATACTTTAATGTCTATTTAATGGACGGAATTtcaagtgtaggtacctaccccgCAAAATATCAGTGTACTACAATACTGCTAATCcgataatttaactattaataaactttaaacaaattaactgtACGTCTGTAGGTACTCGTtcgtaatttaattgtaatacatcAAAATgatcggtaaaaatattttttgtatgccGTCGTTCATGaaagtaaataaattttaaaaaaaagtaacgataataaatactatttcttcaaaaatgttgtgttttgCAATGATTTCAATTAATAACATGGACGATTTGTGAAACAGCTCAGCAGAATGATCGCCCGGACATTCAAACGGGCCGAGATGTTGAACACGAGCACAATGCTTCACGTACTGTCGACCCTCTGGACACGTGAACACAACCGATTGTGCGACGAGTTGTCACAGAAGTGGCCATTGTGGACACACGAAGAGCTTTATACCAAGGCCAGGAAGATTGTAACCGGTCAAATGATGAACATAATGATGACCGAAATCCTAAATTTGGAACTCAGACCGGAAATGTACGACCGTCAAATGGAAAACATCAGTGGTTCCGGAAAACCTATTGAACTCTAC
This region includes:
- the LOC132946453 gene encoding prostaglandin G/H synthase 1-like, with the translated sequence MRSFSGGKLKTRKFNYKHYATNHAFAPYSDVYLKALTKDISTNRSWLSRMIARTFKRAEMLNTSTMLHVLSTLWTREHNRLCDELSQKWPLWTHEELYTKARKIVTGQMMNIMMTEILNLELRPEMYDRQMENISGSGKPIELYFMMAVSNLPEKFQYSSTNLTSYSNTR